The region TTACTGTTAATGATTTAATTAGCTCAATAAGAGAGCAAAATGAGCAATATGCTGCAGGAAAATTATCAGCAGATCCGATTTCAAACAAAGAGATGTTTACATATACCATCGAGACACCACAAAGATTTAGTGAAGCATCGGAATTTTCACAGATTATTATAAAATCTAATGAAGATGTGTGGCGTAATATTACTTACCCCTGTTTCTGCGGATTATTTTTAATACAAGAAGCTTCGGAAAAAGTTCAGTGATGTTTACCCCTGTACCTGTGGATTAATTATTCGTCCCATAAAGAGGGTTGTACCTGTTTCCGTATCCCTTATCAGGAATATGAACGGACGGTTAACCGTAAAATCTATCGGTTTTTGAGTGGGAATCCCTGTCGGCATAGCAACGATTGTGACTGCAGCTGCCTCGGTGCCTTCTTCGGTTACAGTTATTGTTGCTTTATGGAAGACATCGCTGATAAAAATTCCGGGGGCTATACCCGAAAAATCTGCGGCAGGTGAAAAAGCATTCGGCATGCCCATTGAGGAGAGAGTGGTGCTCAGGTTCACCGGTGCGGATTCGAATTCAAATTTTGGTAATTTCAGCGAAACGGTACGCCACGAAAACGAATCGATAATTTCGTTCAGTTTTTCAGGTGTAAGCGAACGGTCGATTTCCTCAAAAAAGCCCGAATGCGGCAGCACCACAACCATCGACATATTGCCTTTGTACGGTTTTTCCAGTGCCTGGTAATGTGTTCCTCCGGTATAACCAACCTCCCCTGTTTTTGCCATCATAGGAACCGAAACACTGCTGCCATCAGGCAGGAAAAAGTCATTTTCCTGGGTAGAGGCACTAACAAAGGGAACCTGCCATTCCGCATTGAAATATATGGCATTTGCGAGAACAAGTTTTGTATCTGATTTCAGCATTTGAGGCGATACGATTTTTTCGATTTTATGCCCTGTCTGTTTGCTAACCCATGAATTGATTTCCCCGCTCGATTTTTCCGGTGAACCTTTAAAATCGATATATTCAAGTGATGATCCGTAATTGTCTCTGAGTATTTCATTGAAACCGGCAGTAACTTTAAGTCCTTTCTGCATCCATAAAGCATTGGCGATGTGCAGCCTGAAACCGGAATCGGCAGATCGTTTACTGCGGTTTGTCAACTTTTCGTTCAGGACATGAAAAGCACCATGCAGCTTTTTATCGGGAAGACCGAAGCACAGTGTTTGTTTCATTTGCTGCGCCGTTTCGTTTCGTGCACCGGCATAAGTCATGGAGAGTGAGGTAGAAATACTAAAGGGTGAGTTAAAGAGGTTTCCCGGACTGTCATGTAACGATTGATAAAGGTTAACTGCGAATGTGTTATTATTTGCCACTAATTCGGAGATTTCAGGATTTTGCTGTGCCGTTGATCTAAAATCACGTTTGTATTTTGCAATTTCTTTAGCCGTTGCTGGTACAGTATCGCTCATGTCGGCATATACACCTTCAGAAAACTGAATTACTGCACTGCAAAAGAATAACATGCAGACGGCTGGAACAGAACGTCGACAATATTTCATTGTGATACACTCCATAACTGTATTAGTCATTTACAGGGCCGGAAAAAATATGATGAATTTTACCTATTAAGAACAAAAGGAACTTGAAAGTTCTTTCTTCATTAACTTTATGTACTTCATGGTAAAAAATGCAATCCTTTCATATGCTTTGCCGACTCTTATGTCCTCAATCCTCAGGAAGTGGCGGTTTCTGGTTCAGCGGAACAGCACAGGTATAGGTGAAATCTTTGGTGCTTTCCCTGAATTCTGTTTTGGCTTCCTCGACAATCTTTGTGTTCATGAACGCCTCGATTGCACTGGTCGCCAGCGTTTGGGCCGCCGTATGCATGCCTTTAAACCCGGCACTGCAGCCCGAACTCGATGATACGGCCCAACTGTGCCAGGGAACTCCCGCAGGAGTAGTCGTTATGCCCAGTTCTCCCGATATGGGGACAAGCCAGCTTACATCGGCGACATCAGTCGATCCTCCACCGGTAGTTTCCTTGTCCGAATACTCGGGGATATCGTTCAGTAAACCCTTTTCGGGAACACCAAGATTACGCTGCATTTCCTTTGCATATTCCTGGTCTTCTTCGGTGAATTTCGGCGGGCCGACAAACCGCAGATTTTTGTCGAGTAGCTTTGTCAGAGCATGGTTAGGCAGGTATTCATAACATCCGGTTAAAAGATTGACCTCCATTTCGGTTTCGGTCATAAGGGCCGCACCCTCGGCGCATTTCAGAACCCAGTTATATACATGATCGACTCCGGGGCGGTCGACATCGCGCACGAAATACCACACCTTAGCATAATCCGGGACAATGTTTGGCGCTTCTCCGCCGTGAGGTATACTGTAATGAATACGGACAGTCGGTTTTACATGCTCACGCATATAGTTCACGCCGGTGTTCATCAATTCCACCGCATCGAGTGCACTTCTGCCGTTCCACGGATCTCCGGCGCCGTGAGCGGTTTTTCCTCTGAAAATAACCTCAAAATTGTTCATGGCAATCGTTTTTGCCAGTTTAGCCTTGTTTTCAGCCGATGGGTGCCAGGTAAAACAGATATCGAGGTCATCGAACACGCCTGCCTTAGCCATATAGATTTTTCCCGCAAGAGTTTCTTCCGCCGGGCACCCGAATAATTTGATTGTGCCTTTCAAATTGTGTTCTGCCATGACATTTTTAGCCGCTATAGCTGCCGCGGTACTGCCTGTGCCAAAAAGGTTGTGGCCGCAGCCATGGCCGGGTTTTCCCTGTTCAATCGGATCTTTGGTGGTGCCTCCCGGTTTCTG is a window of uncultured Sulfurimonas sp. DNA encoding:
- a CDS encoding serpin family protein; the encoded protein is MSDTVPATAKEIAKYKRDFRSTAQQNPEISELVANNNTFAVNLYQSLHDSPGNLFNSPFSISTSLSMTYAGARNETAQQMKQTLCFGLPDKKLHGAFHVLNEKLTNRSKRSADSGFRLHIANALWMQKGLKVTAGFNEILRDNYGSSLEYIDFKGSPEKSSGEINSWVSKQTGHKIEKIVSPQMLKSDTKLVLANAIYFNAEWQVPFVSASTQENDFFLPDGSSVSVPMMAKTGEVGYTGGTHYQALEKPYKGNMSMVVVLPHSGFFEEIDRSLTPEKLNEIIDSFSWRTVSLKLPKFEFESAPVNLSTTLSSMGMPNAFSPAADFSGIAPGIFISDVFHKATITVTEEGTEAAAVTIVAMPTGIPTQKPIDFTVNRPFIFLIRDTETGTTLFMGRIINPQVQG
- a CDS encoding amidohydrolase — its product is MSKSTTTIVIYMCIFMLIPLSITAQKNPDAYKREAVAWLESNEAQFDDAAGKINEYAETAFKEHKSAKLLADMLEKQGFAVERGVADIPTAFVATYGSGYPVVGILAEYDALPGLSQKPGGTTKDPIEQGKPGHGCGHNLFGTGSTAAAIAAKNVMAEHNLKGTIKLFGCPAEETLAGKIYMAKAGVFDDLDICFTWHPSAENKAKLAKTIAMNNFEVIFRGKTAHGAGDPWNGRSALDAVELMNTGVNYMREHVKPTVRIHYSIPHGGEAPNIVPDYAKVWYFVRDVDRPGVDHVYNWVLKCAEGAALMTETEMEVNLLTGCYEYLPNHALTKLLDKNLRFVGPPKFTEEDQEYAKEMQRNLGVPEKGLLNDIPEYSDKETTGGGSTDVADVSWLVPISGELGITTTPAGVPWHSWAVSSSSGCSAGFKGMHTAAQTLATSAIEAFMNTKIVEEAKTEFRESTKDFTYTCAVPLNQKPPLPED